In the Candidatus Omnitrophota bacterium genome, one interval contains:
- the topA gene encoding type I DNA topoisomerase has translation MSKYLVIVESPTKAKTIGSILGKDYEVVSSMGHLVDLPVNKISIDIENNFEPNYKIISGKEKAVKQLKKKAKKKKVVYLATDPDREGEAISWHIKEQLSEVTTKFSRVTFHEITKEALIEAFKHPSKLDVNRVNSQIARRVLDRVVGYSLSPLLWKKIVRGLSAGRVQSIALKFIVEREKEIEKFKPQTTYSVEAQFKTQDLTFKAKLNKYRSKKGIFTKITDADQCIAIVKDQDFSVKDIIKKNSTRKPPSPHITSLLQQEAFNKLHFSAQKTMMIAQKLYEGIQINDESVGLITYMRTDSFHVSSKAKNEAKEFVGETFGQDYIADKEYRYKKKKGAQLAHEAIRPTSVYRRPEDLASSLSDDELRLYELIWRRFLSTVMKEALLEQKKAIILSKDSEFAADGRRVVFPGYLKVLDSGAEDNPLPDLKKGQDLEAGEFNVIEHVTKPPPRYNDASLVRLLEEKGIGRPSTYAPTIFTLIRRNYARREKRAFIPTDLGAKVIKLLVEFFPKIMDEGFTASMEEKLDEVERGKIEWHKILKDFYPQFKERVDRSLILAKKEIEYSDKNCTKCDGRMIIKWSRKGRFLSCEHFPKCKYAESITTGIVCPECKQGELVERRNRRGQIFFGCSSFPKCTYTNRSLPDDKSPGEEEQTIVN, from the coding sequence ATGAGTAAGTATTTAGTTATAGTTGAATCGCCGACAAAAGCAAAGACCATTGGCTCGATTTTAGGAAAAGATTACGAAGTTGTCTCTTCAATGGGGCATTTAGTAGATTTACCGGTCAATAAAATTTCAATAGACATCGAAAATAATTTTGAACCAAACTATAAGATTATTTCGGGAAAAGAAAAAGCAGTAAAGCAGTTAAAGAAAAAAGCCAAAAAGAAAAAGGTAGTTTATTTGGCTACTGACCCGGATCGAGAAGGGGAGGCGATAAGTTGGCATATAAAAGAACAGCTATCAGAAGTAACAACGAAGTTCAGTCGGGTGACCTTTCATGAAATTACTAAGGAGGCTTTAATTGAGGCTTTTAAGCATCCGAGTAAGCTAGATGTTAATAGGGTTAATTCACAGATTGCCCGAAGAGTTTTAGACCGAGTTGTTGGTTATAGTCTTTCACCGCTTTTGTGGAAAAAGATAGTTCGCGGTCTTTCAGCCGGAAGAGTACAGTCGATAGCTTTAAAGTTTATCGTTGAGCGTGAAAAAGAAATAGAAAAATTTAAACCACAAACTACTTATTCAGTTGAAGCTCAATTTAAGACTCAGGATTTAACTTTTAAGGCCAAACTTAATAAGTACAGAAGTAAAAAAGGAATATTTACTAAAATAACCGATGCCGATCAGTGTATAGCGATAGTTAAAGATCAAGATTTTTCGGTAAAAGATATAATAAAGAAAAACTCTACGAGAAAACCACCTTCGCCACATATTACTTCACTTTTACAGCAAGAAGCTTTTAACAAATTACATTTCTCGGCTCAAAAAACAATGATGATTGCCCAGAAGCTATACGAAGGTATCCAAATTAATGATGAAAGCGTCGGTCTGATCACGTATATGCGTACTGATTCTTTTCATGTAAGCTCAAAAGCTAAAAATGAAGCTAAAGAGTTCGTTGGTGAAACCTTTGGTCAGGATTATATTGCCGATAAAGAGTATCGCTACAAAAAGAAAAAGGGGGCTCAGCTTGCCCATGAAGCCATACGACCGACTAGCGTATATCGTAGACCTGAGGATTTAGCCTCTTCTCTTTCTGATGATGAACTACGGCTGTATGAACTAATTTGGCGAAGATTTCTCTCGACAGTTATGAAAGAGGCTTTGTTGGAGCAAAAAAAAGCAATAATTTTGTCAAAGGACAGTGAATTTGCCGCCGATGGGAGGCGGGTAGTTTTTCCGGGATATCTTAAAGTTCTTGATTCGGGAGCTGAAGATAACCCTTTGCCCGACCTTAAAAAAGGGCAAGATTTAGAGGCTGGGGAATTTAACGTGATTGAACACGTAACTAAGCCCCCACCGCGCTATAACGATGCATCTTTGGTGCGCTTGCTTGAAGAAAAAGGTATCGGTAGGCCATCCACTTACGCGCCGACTATATTTACTTTGATTAGAAGGAATTATGCCCGTCGAGAAAAACGTGCTTTTATTCCGACTGATTTAGGGGCAAAGGTAATTAAACTTTTAGTAGAGTTTTTTCCTAAGATTATGGATGAAGGGTTCACCGCTTCGATGGAAGAAAAGCTAGATGAAGTTGAGCGTGGCAAAATAGAGTGGCATAAGATTTTGAAGGATTTTTATCCGCAGTTTAAGGAACGAGTGGACAGGTCATTAATTTTAGCGAAAAAAGAAATTGAATATTCGGATAAAAATTGCACCAAGTGTGATGGCCGAATGATAATTAAATGGTCAAGAAAGGGTCGTTTCTTGAGTTGCGAGCATTTTCCTAAATGTAAGTATGCTGAAAGTATTACCACTGGAATAGTTTGTCCGGAGTGTAAACAGGGAGAGTTGGTTGAGCGTAGAAACCGGCGTGGTCAAATATTCTTTGGTTGCAGTTCTTTTCCAAAGTGTACTTATACTAACCGTAGTCTTCCTGATGATAAGTCGCCAGGAGAAGAAGAACAAACTATAGTTAACTAA
- the dprA gene encoding DNA-processing protein DprA — protein MAKKSSILLNLINLSPKKIKDLVASFSDLDSLLRVNVAELREISSLTNNDIEKILKFRNSKVFDDELRLIEKNKVICLDIFDPGYPSLLREIDSAPLLLYLEGDLTVLNKPLFAIVGSRNATNYGISLAHDYAVKLSSLGIVIISGLARGVDTAAHKGAIETGETVAVLGSGLLNVYPRENQALFEKITAKGVVISEFPLNTPPLPENFPRRNRIVSGLSCGVLVVEAAKRSGALITARLACEQNREVFAIPGPVNSLLSKGPHFLIKDGAKLVETLEDILDELNINFDKFKDKEENLVKLESN, from the coding sequence ATGGCTAAAAAAAGTTCAATTTTACTTAATCTTATAAATCTTTCACCTAAGAAGATAAAAGACTTAGTCGCTAGTTTTTCGGATTTAGATTCACTATTGAGAGTAAATGTTGCTGAGTTAAGGGAGATTTCTTCTTTAACTAATAATGATATCGAAAAAATTTTAAAGTTTCGAAATTCTAAAGTTTTCGATGATGAACTACGTTTGATTGAAAAGAATAAAGTTATTTGTCTGGATATTTTTGACCCTGGTTATCCGAGCCTATTAAGAGAAATCGATTCAGCGCCGCTACTTCTTTATCTGGAGGGTGATTTAACTGTTTTGAATAAGCCCTTATTTGCTATCGTTGGAAGTAGAAATGCGACTAATTATGGAATTTCTTTGGCTCACGATTATGCTGTTAAGCTTTCTTCTTTAGGTATTGTTATTATTTCTGGTTTAGCTAGGGGGGTTGATACCGCAGCTCACAAAGGAGCAATAGAGACCGGTGAGACGGTTGCGGTTTTAGGTAGTGGTTTGCTTAATGTTTATCCTCGGGAAAATCAGGCTCTTTTTGAAAAAATTACCGCAAAGGGAGTGGTTATTAGCGAGTTTCCGCTTAATACCCCGCCTTTACCGGAAAATTTTCCGCGACGTAACCGAATTGTTAGCGGTCTTTCATGTGGGGTATTAGTTGTTGAGGCAGCCAAAAGAAGCGGCGCCTTAATTACTGCTCGGTTAGCTTGCGAACAGAATCGTGAAGTGTTCGCTATTCCGGGGCCAGTCAATTCTCTTTTGAGCAAAGGGCCGCATTTTTTAATCAAAGATGGAGCAAAATTAGTTGAGACTTTAGAGGATATTTTAGATGAATTAAATATTAATTTTGATAAATTTAAAGATAAAGAGGAAAATTTAGTAAAACTGGAGAGTAATTAG
- a CDS encoding shikimate kinase, giving the protein MNNIYIVGFMGTGKTTVASFLAKKLNRGFVDMDVAIEEDQGKSITNIFADSGEAHFRRLEQELLRELSAKSDLVISCGGGLICNEDNLGILKESGVVVSLSAKASTIHERTKHKIHRPLLNTKDPLAVIERLLVARKPYYEQADYTVDTDKLDPEGVVYKIIELLKLTNG; this is encoded by the coding sequence ATGAATAATATATATATCGTAGGGTTTATGGGAACCGGTAAGACGACGGTTGCTAGTTTTTTGGCTAAGAAGTTAAATCGTGGCTTTGTTGATATGGATGTAGCCATTGAAGAAGACCAAGGCAAGTCGATTACGAACATTTTTGCCGATTCGGGCGAAGCCCATTTTCGTCGTCTCGAGCAAGAATTACTTAGGGAATTGTCAGCAAAAAGTGATTTAGTGATTAGCTGTGGCGGTGGGCTTATCTGTAATGAAGATAATCTAGGTATTTTAAAAGAAAGCGGAGTAGTGGTCTCTCTTTCGGCAAAGGCTTCAACAATTCATGAAAGAACTAAGCATAAGATTCACCGACCGTTGCTAAACACTAAGGATCCTTTGGCGGTAATCGAAAGGTTACTTGTTGCTCGAAAACCATACTATGAACAGGCTGACTATACAGTTGACACTGATAAACTAGACCCAGAGGGAGTAGTTTATAAAATTATCGAGTTGTTAAAGTTAACTAATGGCTAA